The Gemmatimonadota bacterium genome has a segment encoding these proteins:
- a CDS encoding MjaI family restriction endonuclease, with product MKNAEIQEYVSAPIREFPKYTTQLMNLANQNSQGTRPRVVGQMSDLIQEFPGQTFEEWVMWYQEQYPDAIDKATDRIIAMIENFSVVFPKIDRDLVKSWVEDLVLVKTFTGLRFQEAILKKLAEMKGCDYRLAEPYEESQGIDGFVGEEAYSIKPSTYRSQNLAESINIKIIFYDKKRDGVLFDIPEDF from the coding sequence AATTTCCAAAGTACACGACCCAATTGATGAATCTCGCAAACCAAAATTCACAGGGTACGCGACCAAGAGTTGTTGGGCAAATGAGCGATCTAATTCAGGAATTTCCAGGACAAACTTTTGAAGAATGGGTTATGTGGTATCAAGAACAATATCCCGATGCGATTGATAAAGCGACGGATAGAATAATTGCAATGATAGAGAACTTTAGCGTGGTGTTTCCCAAAATTGACCGGGATTTGGTGAAATCATGGGTAGAGGATCTGGTTCTTGTCAAGACCTTCACCGGACTCAGATTCCAGGAGGCGATTCTAAAAAAACTGGCCGAGATGAAAGGCTGCGATTACCGTTTGGCAGAACCTTACGAAGAATCCCAGGGCATAGATGGTTTTGTGGGAGAAGAAGCGTATTCTATTAAGCCGAGTACCTATCGCTCCCAAAATTTAGCGGAATCCATAAATATAAAAATCATTTTTTACGATAAAAAGAGGGATGGGGTGCTGTTTGATATACCCGAGGACTTTTGA